AGCAGCGCCGGGATGTCGGCGGTCGGGTTGCACTGGCCGAAGAGCGAGCCCTGGATGCGCTTCTGGTAGAGCGTGAGCTCGGTCAGGCTGATCGGGGCGCCGATGGCGGCGTTGTTGCCCAGGCCGGTGACGACGGCGGTGCCGCCCTTGCGGATGGCCGCGAAGGCCTCGCCGACGTGCTCGCCCGTGACCACGCCGACCGTGACGATGGCGGCGTCGGCGCCCTGGCCGTTGCTGTGCTGGCGGGCGATCTCGGCGGCCTCCTCCATCGTGGCGAAGGCGTGCGTGGCGCCGAAGCGCTTGGCCTCCTCGCGCTTGAACTCGACGGGGTCGACGGCGATGACCGTGGTGGCGCCGGCGTGGACGGCACCCTGGACGGCGTTGATGCCGATGCCGCCGATGCCCATCACGATCACGATATGGCCGGGCCGGACGGCGCCGGAGTTGACTGCCGCGCCCCAGCCGGTCGCGACGCCGCAACCGACGAGGCAGGCCTTGTCGAGGGGGAGGTCGTCGCCGATCCGCACGACGGAGCGGGCGTCGACCGTGGTGGTCTCCACGAAGGCGGACACGCCGCACATCTGGCCGACCGGGTCGCCGCCGTCGGCGAGGTGGAGGCGGGGCACCTCGGGTGCCATCCAGACCTTGCCGCCCTCGTCGCAGAGGTTCTGCATCCCGCTGGCGCACCAGCGGCAACGGCCGCAGGCGGGCAGGAAGGAGAAGATGACGTGGTCGCCCTCGGTCAGGTCGGTGACACCGCGACCGACCTTGGTCACGACGCCCGCGCCCTCGTGGCCGAGAGCGAAGGGGTAGATCGCGACGGGGGAGTCGCCGACGGCGATGTGGTCGTCGGAATGGCACAGGCCGGCGGCGGCCAGGCGCACCTGGACCTCGCCCTCGGCCGGGTCGGAGACCTCCAGGTCGACCACCTCGTAGGGGCCGGGAGCCGTCCGGACGATCGCGCCTCTGGTTCGCATGAGCAGATCCTTCTCGTGTCCTCGCAGGTGCTGTCCACCTGACCGTAAGGGACGTCGGATGATTGCGCAATGCGAGACGTTGACTCGCCTTGCGAGACGGTCTAGTCTCGCTTGAGAGTTCGCTCACACAGGTACGGCCGATGAGGACGGGGTATGTCAACCTACGAGAAATTCGACCACCACTCGCCCGAATGCCGCGATGACATCGTCGGCTACTACGCGGCGTTCCGAGACAAGTGTCCGGTGGGCCGGTCGGATGCGCACGAGAACGGATACGTCTATCTCACGCGGTACGCCGACGTCTTCCACGTCGCGCGCAACGACGCGCTGTTCTCCTCCACGCGAGCGGCGGGCAACCTCGAGGGCACCGCGATCGTCATCCCGAGCGGTCCGTTCGGCGGCAACATGCAGCAGCCCCTCGAGCTGGACCCGCCGGACAACGTGGAGTACCGCCGGCTCCTCGACCTGATCCTGTCGCCGGCCGCCGTCGACGGGCTGCGCCCGATGATCGCGCGGCACGCCTCGCGGATCGTCGACGAGTTCATCGAGTCCGGCAGCGTCGACCTGGTCGAGGTGCTCACCAACCCGCTGCCCAGCGCGGTCACCCTCGACTGGATCGGCTTCCCCGAGGAGGACTGGATGCGGATCGGTCGACCGATCCACGACGTCTTCACCTCCGAGCCCGGCAG
This region of Nocardioides sp. L-11A genomic DNA includes:
- a CDS encoding NDMA-dependent alcohol dehydrogenase — translated: MRTRGAIVRTAPGPYEVVDLEVSDPAEGEVQVRLAAAGLCHSDDHIAVGDSPVAIYPFALGHEGAGVVTKVGRGVTDLTEGDHVIFSFLPACGRCRWCASGMQNLCDEGGKVWMAPEVPRLHLADGGDPVGQMCGVSAFVETTTVDARSVVRIGDDLPLDKACLVGCGVATGWGAAVNSGAVRPGHIVIVMGIGGIGINAVQGAVHAGATTVIAVDPVEFKREEAKRFGATHAFATMEEAAEIARQHSNGQGADAAIVTVGVVTGEHVGEAFAAIRKGGTAVVTGLGNNAAIGAPISLTELTLYQKRIQGSLFGQCNPTADIPALLDLYRAGVLKLDEIVTRTYALDEIGQGYEDMHAGRNLRGVVLFD